One stretch of Armigeres subalbatus isolate Guangzhou_Male chromosome 2, GZ_Asu_2, whole genome shotgun sequence DNA includes these proteins:
- the LOC134215783 gene encoding LIM homeobox transcription factor 1-beta, translated as MLEFYHNNINLNSGITQGHATEPNQQDCAADSNERTDIVGTIKSEKAQEICEGCGQKIKDRYFMKLSPDQYWHEQCLLCCICHIQLNQSCFTKNTKLYCKDDYYRIYGLSPLQQQQQQQNVSRDCYGCGERIASNEMVMRAKTLVYHLNCFLCYTCNRPLQKGEPFSLRAGKLICQHDLEKDMYSTLHTLHPHHNQHSLYSEDDYLLEDGLRSRDGRRGPKRPRTILTSVQRRQFKASFDVSPKPCRKVREALAKDTGLSVRVVQVWFQNQRAKMKKISRKSKSSAQSNGNSDGDKSHSDKEEKSIKLESPVSDHSHYLGVDGSYGSTSQPLNPNLPYSPDFPENSDASMCSSDISLDESFDNLDEATSDTMSLQNLDLQSTLNGNSNSNNTTNNNNTSASLVNHNNNNINGLIPGTSITHIDKLYLMQNSYFNGASIEQ; from the exons ACATCGTTGGAACGATCAAAAGCGAAAAGGCACAGGAAATCTGCGAGGGATGTGGCCAGAAAATCAAAGACCGCTACTTCATGAAGCTTTCTCCGGACCAGTACTGGCACGAGCAGTGTCTGCTCTGCTGCATATGCCACATTCAGCTCAACCAGTCCTGCTTCACAAAGAACACCAAACTCTACTGCAAAGACGATTACTACCG AATTTACGGCCTTTCGCCGCtacagcagcaacaacagcagcaaaacGTGTCCCGCGATTGTTACGGCTGCGGCGAACGAATTGCGTCCAACGAAATGGTCATGCGAGCGAAAACCCTGGTGTACCACCTGAACTGCTTTCTCTGCTATACCTGCAACAGGCCACTGCAAAAGGGTGAACCTTTCTCATTGAGAGCCGGTAAACTTATTTGCCAACACGACTTAGAGAAAGACATGTACAGTACACTGCACACGTTACATCCCCATCACAATCAGCACTCGTTGTACAGCGAAGACGATTACCTGCTGGAGGACGGTTTGCGGTCACGCGATGGCCGTCGCGGCCCTAAACGGCCCCGGACCATACTTACATCGGTGCAACGGCGTCAGTTCAAGGCATCATTTGATGTCTCTCCAAAGCCATGCCGGAAGGTACGGGAAGCGCTTGCCAAGGATACGGGCCTCTCGGTGCGGGTTGTGCAAGTCTGGTTTCAGAATCAGCGCGccaaaatgaagaaaatttccCGGAAAAGCAAATCATCAGCTCAAAGTAACGGCAACAGCGACGGCGATAAGAGCCACTCAGACAAGGAGGAAAAGTCGATCAAGCTGGAATCACCCGTGAGCGATCACAGTCACTATTTGGGCGTCGATGGATCATACGGATCGACCAGCCAACCGCTGAATCCCAACTTACCTTATTCACCAG ATTTCCCTGAAAACTCCGATGCCAGCATGTGCAGCAGTGACATATCGCTGGACGAAAGTTTCGACAACCTGGACGAAGCAACGTCCGATACCATGTCGTTGCAGAACTTGGACCTGCAATCGACTCTGAACGGTAACAGTAATAGCAACAATaccacaaataataacaataccaGTGCCAGCTTAGTTAACCACAATAACAACAATATCAACGGACTTATACCAGGAACCAGCATCACCCACATAGATAAGCTGTATCTAATGCAAAACTCGTACTTTAACGGCGCCTCTATAGAGCAGTGA